From a region of the Mobula birostris isolate sMobBir1 chromosome 28, sMobBir1.hap1, whole genome shotgun sequence genome:
- the LOC140189047 gene encoding histone H2B 1/2-like, whose product MPEPAKSAPKKGTKKVLSKPAGKAGKKRKRLRKESYSIYIYKVMKQVHPDTGISSKAMSIMNSFVNDIFERIGGEASRLAHYNKRSTITSREIQTAVRLLLPGELAKHAVSEGTKAVTKYTSSK is encoded by the coding sequence ATGCCTGAGCCAGCGAAATCCGCTCCGAAGAAGGGCACCAAGAAAGTTTTGTCCAAACCAGCAGGCAAGGCAGGGAAGAAGCGCAAGAGGCTGAGGAAGGAGAGTTACTCCATCTACATCTACAAAGTGATGAAGCAGGTTCACCCCGATACTGGCATCTCCTCCAAGGCCATGAGCATCATGAACTCGTTCGTCAACGATATCTTCGAGAGAATCGGGGGCGAGGCTTCCCGCCTGGCCCACTACAACAAGCGGTCAACTATCACCTCACGGGAGATCCAGACCGCCGTGCGCTTGCTGCTGCCCGGGGAGCTGGCCAAGCACGCCGTGTCCGAAGGGACAAAGGCGGTGACCAAGTACACCAGCTCCAAGTAA
- the LOC140189190 gene encoding histone H4: protein MSGRGKGGKGLGKGGAKRHRKVLRDNIQGITKPAIRRLARRGGVKRISGLIYEETRGVLKVFLENVIRDAVTYTEHAKRKTVTAMDVVYALKRQGRTLYGFGG, encoded by the coding sequence atgtctggcagagggaaaggaggcaaAGGACTGGGCAAAGGCGGAGCCAAGCGGCACCGTAAAGTGCTCCGTGATAACATCCAGGGCATCACCAAACCGGCCATCCGCCGTCTGGCTCGCCGTGGCGGCGTCAAGCGGATCTCGGGTCTGATCTACGAGGAGACCCGTGGGGTGCTGAAGGTTTTCCTGGAGAATGTGATCCGGGATGCGGTCACCTACACTGAACACGCCAAGCGCAAGACCGTCACTGCCATGGATGTGGTGTACGCTCTGAAACGCCAGGGCCGCACTCTCTATGGCTTCGGCGGCTGA